A stretch of Aerococcus christensenii DNA encodes these proteins:
- a CDS encoding amino acid ABC transporter substrate-binding protein/permease — MKKKKKLHGLLKYLTIAILVWLGCISCNQEQAHAAEKTYIIATDTTFAPFEFESQEGKFVGIDVELLEAIAKEEGFDYQLKRLGFNAAVQALESGQADAVMAGMSITNERKSSFDFTDPYFDSAVIFGAKKGSSIHSLEDLRGKKIAVKTGTSGAKQASKMKDKYDLKITTFEDSSNMYEDVLSGNSDAAVEDYPVMAYAINTGMELQLVGDKIPNGELGVAVGKGKSPEFLEKFNRGLKKLKENGQYDEIVNRYLSTSSQEIDHSLLGLLRGNFKNIAMGLFNTIKITAFAILFAFLVGVVIAMMAVSDSAILGRVASAYVHLFRGLPVIVLAFFIYFGIPQLCDINLSANIAGIITLTLNASAYISEIIRGGILGIPVGQFEASRSLGLTKSMTMRKIILPQAFKLMIPAFINQFVITLKDTSILSVIGLVELTQTGKIIIARTYQSGKIWFIVGVLYIIIITLLTKLSKHIERSL; from the coding sequence ATGAAAAAAAAGAAAAAGCTACATGGCTTGTTAAAATATCTAACAATAGCTATTCTTGTTTGGTTAGGTTGTATAAGCTGTAATCAGGAGCAGGCTCATGCTGCAGAAAAGACTTATATTATAGCAACAGATACGACTTTTGCACCCTTCGAATTTGAAAGTCAAGAGGGTAAATTTGTGGGGATTGATGTAGAGCTTTTAGAGGCAATTGCTAAAGAAGAAGGTTTTGATTACCAATTAAAACGGTTAGGATTTAACGCCGCTGTTCAAGCCTTGGAATCTGGACAAGCAGATGCTGTGATGGCTGGGATGTCTATTACTAATGAAAGAAAATCTTCTTTTGATTTTACAGACCCTTACTTTGATTCTGCTGTTATTTTTGGAGCAAAGAAGGGATCTTCTATCCATAGTTTGGAGGACTTAAGAGGAAAGAAAATTGCTGTAAAGACAGGGACCTCTGGAGCTAAGCAAGCATCTAAGATGAAGGATAAGTACGATTTAAAAATTACAACCTTTGAAGATTCCTCTAATATGTATGAAGATGTATTAAGTGGAAATAGTGATGCGGCTGTAGAAGATTATCCAGTAATGGCCTATGCGATTAATACGGGGATGGAACTCCAATTAGTCGGAGATAAGATTCCAAACGGAGAATTAGGGGTGGCTGTTGGAAAGGGCAAGTCTCCTGAATTCCTCGAAAAATTTAACCGTGGTTTGAAAAAACTTAAAGAAAATGGGCAATATGATGAAATTGTTAATCGCTACTTGAGTACGTCCAGTCAAGAAATTGATCATTCTTTATTGGGATTACTTCGTGGAAACTTTAAAAATATCGCAATGGGGTTATTTAACACCATTAAAATTACTGCCTTTGCCATTTTATTTGCTTTCCTTGTTGGGGTAGTGATTGCTATGATGGCAGTGAGCGATTCTGCAATTTTAGGTAGAGTGGCATCTGCTTACGTTCATTTGTTTAGAGGGTTACCTGTGATTGTGTTGGCTTTCTTCATTTATTTTGGTATTCCTCAACTCTGTGATATTAATTTATCTGCTAATATTGCCGGAATTATTACACTTACTCTCAATGCTTCGGCCTATATCTCTGAAATTATTCGAGGAGGAATTTTAGGTATTCCAGTGGGGCAATTCGAAGCTAGTCGGTCTTTAGGGTTAACGAAATCAATGACGATGCGTAAAATTATTTTACCGCAAGCCTTTAAATTGATGATTCCAGCTTTTATTAATCAATTTGTGATAACTTTGAAAGATACTTCAATTTTATCTGTAATTGGACTTGTAGAATTAACACAAACTGGTAAAATTATAATAGCACGCACTTATCAATCGGGTAAGATTTGGTTTATTGTTGGGGTTCTATACATTATTATTATTACCCTATTAACCAAACTATCAAAGCATATCGAAAGGAGTCTATAA
- a CDS encoding amino acid ABC transporter ATP-binding protein, whose protein sequence is MAEKKVIIQNLKKSFGDNEVLKDINLSISEGEVVCIIGPSGSGKSTLLRCINRLETIDGGQVTVDGFDMSDPKLEIDKARENIGMVFQQFNLFPHKTVKENITLAPVELGKMSQEEADKKALSLLADVGLESKADAYPNSLSGGQKQRVAIARALAMDPDLMLFDEPTSALDPEMVGDVLEAMKDLANRGMTMVIVTHEMGFAKQVSDRTIFMDGGYIVEEGTPEQIFEHPQNERTKDFLQKVLK, encoded by the coding sequence ATGGCTGAAAAGAAAGTGATTATTCAAAACCTTAAAAAGAGTTTTGGAGATAATGAAGTATTAAAAGATATTAACTTATCTATTTCAGAAGGTGAAGTGGTATGTATTATCGGACCTTCTGGATCAGGAAAATCTACTTTACTTCGCTGTATCAACCGTTTGGAAACCATTGATGGTGGACAAGTTACGGTGGACGGATTTGATATGTCGGATCCAAAATTAGAAATTGATAAAGCACGCGAAAATATTGGAATGGTTTTCCAACAATTTAATCTTTTCCCACATAAAACGGTTAAAGAAAATATTACTTTAGCCCCAGTTGAACTTGGAAAGATGAGTCAAGAAGAAGCTGACAAAAAAGCTTTGTCTCTCTTAGCAGATGTTGGATTAGAAAGTAAGGCAGATGCTTACCCTAATTCTTTATCTGGTGGTCAAAAACAACGTGTGGCGATTGCGCGTGCCTTAGCAATGGATCCGGACTTGATGTTATTCGATGAACCTACTTCTGCTTTAGACCCAGAAATGGTTGGGGACGTTCTAGAAGCCATGAAAGACCTCGCTAATAGAGGAATGACCATGGTGATTGTTACTCACGAAATGGGGTTTGCGAAACAAGTATCTGATCGAACCATTTTTATGGATGGCGGATATATCGTTGAAGAAGGAACGCCAGAGCAAATCTTTGAACATCCACAAAATGAACGGACAAAAGATTTCTTACAGAAAGTCCTTAAATAG
- a CDS encoding dihydroorotase, translating into MKTLIKNGNLFLGGHLAQMDLLIQDQKIQSIGYDLCSEEACDQVIEAEGLLVTPGLIDVHVHYREPGQTDKETVKTGSRAAARGGYTTVCTMANTTPVPNTVPLLEAMIKRNKEEGCIKIHQYAPITEDLKSDRLIDGQAMKAAGAFALSNDGFGVQSAGTMYEAMLEAKKADLPICVHLEDRSLFKEGVINEGKIAEELGLPGIHRLAEVAQLARDLEMVRETGVRYHVCHVSTKASLDLIRKAKVEGLAVTCEAAPHHLLLNEEDITEDDAYYKMNPPLRSVEDQEALIQGLMDGTVDMIATDHAPHTKEEKSQGFRKSPFGIIGIETAFALLYTHLVKEGRLTLTHLLSLMTTAPSQTFDLGEAGRLEPGKAADITLFDLETSQKILPEEYLSKAQNSPFNRESVYGMAVMTIVDGQVVYNKLSK; encoded by the coding sequence ATGAAGACTTTGATAAAAAATGGAAATCTCTTTTTAGGGGGGCATTTGGCTCAGATGGACCTCTTAATCCAAGACCAGAAGATTCAATCGATCGGCTATGACCTTTGTTCGGAAGAAGCGTGCGACCAAGTGATTGAAGCAGAAGGCCTATTAGTGACGCCGGGCTTAATTGATGTCCATGTTCATTACAGAGAGCCTGGGCAGACAGACAAAGAAACGGTGAAAACCGGAAGTCGGGCTGCCGCACGTGGTGGCTATACAACGGTTTGCACCATGGCGAATACCACCCCTGTTCCGAATACGGTTCCCCTCCTTGAAGCGATGATTAAGCGCAACAAAGAAGAAGGCTGTATTAAGATTCATCAGTACGCGCCCATCACTGAAGATTTGAAATCGGATCGATTGATTGATGGACAAGCCATGAAGGCAGCTGGCGCTTTTGCCTTATCAAATGATGGCTTTGGTGTTCAAAGTGCAGGGACCATGTATGAAGCTATGCTTGAAGCGAAGAAAGCAGATCTTCCTATCTGTGTTCACTTAGAAGATCGCTCCCTCTTTAAAGAAGGGGTGATCAATGAAGGAAAGATCGCAGAAGAACTCGGCTTACCAGGTATTCATCGACTAGCCGAGGTGGCTCAGTTAGCGCGAGACTTGGAGATGGTGAGAGAAACGGGTGTCCGTTACCATGTTTGTCACGTGTCGACTAAGGCCAGTCTTGATCTTATTCGCAAGGCGAAGGTAGAGGGATTAGCTGTGACGTGTGAAGCGGCGCCTCATCACTTACTCTTAAATGAGGAAGACATCACAGAAGATGATGCTTATTATAAGATGAACCCTCCATTGAGAAGCGTCGAAGATCAAGAAGCTTTGATCCAAGGCTTAATGGATGGAACTGTAGATATGATTGCGACGGATCATGCCCCTCATACGAAAGAAGAAAAATCTCAAGGCTTCAGAAAGTCACCTTTTGGAATTATCGGGATAGAAACAGCCTTTGCCTTACTTTATACCCACTTGGTTAAGGAAGGACGCTTGACTTTGACTCACTTATTGTCGTTGATGACGACAGCGCCCAGCCAGACTTTTGACCTAGGAGAGGCAGGACGATTAGAACCAGGAAAGGCTGCAGATATTACCTTATTTGATTTAGAAACCTCCCAAAAAATTTTACCCGAAGAATACCTATCGAAAGCCCAGAACAGTCCGTTTAATCGAGAAAGCGTCTACGGAATGGCTGTGATGACGATCGTCGATGGTCAAGTCGTTTATAACAAATTGTCAAAATAA
- a CDS encoding ABC transporter permease subunit (The N-terminal region of this protein, as described by TIGR01726, is a three transmembrane segment that identifies a subfamily of ABC transporter permease subunits, which specificities that include histidine, arginine, glutamine, glutamate, L-cystine (sic), the opines (in Agrobacterium) octopine and nopaline, etc.), which produces MKSLKWLVSLCCFISFCIVGGGSVDAQTGDQAVLEKPVPKEGDTVRVGLDDTFAPMGFRNDKGEVVGFDIDLAKAIGDLYGWKMEFQPIDWAMKETELNTGNIDMIWNGLGITPDREKQMLFSKTYYESPGIIITKKGSPIQKLEDLEGKKVSTQSGSTTAKYIQAWPNGLYQKLNGQPVLYSSYNEVFSDLDSGRVDAVATDSCYGRYVMQVRGADKYAFFVDDSHPAEPFGVGMRLGDQALKEKIDQGISQLKENGKYDQIVEKWFGQNREVAKQENLLQKILPSLGKGFELTVGLFVIVLVMSLPLGFLIAIARVFGASWIRGLIEGYVFIMRGSPLMLQLMVFFFGLPYIGITLDRMPAAILAFVINYAAYFAEIFRGGIMAVPGGQYESIKVLGIGKYRGFCRIIFPQVMNITLPSVGNEVIALVKDTSLVYVIGLGELLRAGSISANTYATIVPYLVCGVFYLVFTAVVTVGLKRLENQIHWG; this is translated from the coding sequence ATGAAGAGCCTCAAATGGCTAGTGAGTCTATGCTGTTTCATAAGTTTTTGTATAGTAGGTGGGGGAAGCGTTGACGCTCAAACGGGCGATCAAGCTGTCCTTGAAAAGCCGGTCCCTAAAGAGGGGGATACTGTTCGAGTAGGGTTAGATGATACCTTTGCGCCGATGGGTTTCCGAAATGATAAAGGAGAAGTAGTGGGATTTGATATTGATCTTGCGAAAGCAATCGGGGATCTTTATGGTTGGAAGATGGAATTTCAGCCAATTGATTGGGCGATGAAAGAGACAGAACTCAATACAGGCAATATCGATATGATATGGAATGGGTTAGGGATTACACCTGACCGCGAAAAACAGATGTTGTTTTCCAAAACTTATTATGAGAGTCCAGGCATTATTATTACTAAGAAGGGATCTCCTATTCAAAAATTAGAAGACTTAGAAGGAAAGAAGGTTTCCACTCAGTCAGGGTCTACGACGGCTAAATATATCCAAGCTTGGCCGAATGGACTCTATCAAAAGTTAAATGGACAACCTGTTCTCTATTCGAGTTATAATGAAGTGTTTAGTGATTTGGATTCTGGAAGGGTAGATGCTGTAGCAACCGATTCTTGCTATGGAAGATATGTTATGCAGGTCAGAGGAGCAGATAAGTACGCCTTCTTTGTCGATGATTCGCATCCAGCAGAACCTTTTGGCGTCGGTATGCGTCTGGGAGACCAAGCCTTAAAAGAAAAAATCGATCAAGGGATTAGCCAACTCAAAGAAAATGGAAAATATGATCAAATCGTTGAAAAATGGTTCGGCCAAAATCGTGAAGTAGCCAAGCAAGAGAATCTTCTCCAAAAAATCCTTCCTTCATTAGGAAAAGGGTTTGAGCTGACGGTAGGCCTGTTTGTCATCGTTTTAGTGATGTCCTTGCCATTAGGCTTCTTAATTGCGATTGCCCGTGTATTTGGGGCTTCTTGGATTCGGGGTTTGATTGAAGGATATGTTTTCATTATGCGGGGGAGTCCTTTGATGTTACAGTTAATGGTTTTCTTCTTTGGACTTCCTTATATTGGGATTACTTTAGACCGGATGCCAGCTGCTATTTTAGCCTTTGTGATTAACTATGCCGCTTACTTTGCAGAGATTTTCCGTGGGGGCATTATGGCTGTCCCAGGCGGACAATATGAAAGTATCAAAGTCTTGGGAATTGGAAAATATCGCGGTTTTTGTCGGATTATCTTCCCGCAAGTGATGAACATTACCTTACCATCTGTAGGCAATGAAGTCATTGCCTTAGTGAAGGATACTTCTTTGGTTTATGTGATTGGACTCGGGGAACTCTTAAGAGCAGGCTCTATTTCGGCCAATACCTATGCCACGATTGTTCCTTATCTCGTTTGTGGGGTCTTTTATCTCGTATTTACAGCAGTAGTCACAGTAGGATTGAAACGCTTAGAAAATCAAATTCACTGGGGTTAG
- a CDS encoding amino acid ABC transporter ATP-binding protein produces the protein MSLEVKNLCKSFKDNQIIDHFSCQIDSGEIVILLGPSGTGKTTFMRLINNLDKTDRGSIRIGDYLLCEDNGQEAVYTSTKEQRAYQNAIGMVFQNYELFPNLTVMENLLEAPLAQKLGQRESLQKQAEELLETVGLLDKAQVYPANLSGGQKQRIAIARAMMLSPQIICFDEPTSALDRESADQVGYLIEKLAKEGMGILVVTHDIAFGEKYGTRIVSSTQFK, from the coding sequence ATGAGTTTAGAAGTCAAAAATTTGTGCAAATCTTTCAAAGATAATCAGATCATTGATCATTTTTCTTGCCAGATTGATTCAGGCGAAATTGTCATACTTTTAGGGCCTTCCGGAACAGGGAAGACGACTTTTATGCGGCTGATTAATAATTTGGATAAGACAGATCGTGGGAGTATTCGGATTGGAGACTATCTTCTCTGTGAAGATAATGGCCAAGAAGCCGTTTATACCTCAACAAAAGAGCAAAGGGCTTATCAAAATGCGATTGGTATGGTCTTTCAAAACTATGAACTCTTTCCTAATTTAACCGTGATGGAGAATCTTTTAGAAGCTCCTCTAGCTCAGAAATTAGGGCAGAGAGAAAGTCTCCAAAAACAAGCAGAGGAACTCTTAGAAACTGTCGGCTTATTGGATAAGGCTCAGGTGTATCCTGCAAATTTATCAGGGGGTCAAAAGCAAAGGATTGCGATTGCAAGAGCCATGATGCTCAGCCCACAGATTATCTGCTTTGACGAACCTACCTCAGCTTTGGACCGGGAGTCTGCGGATCAAGTGGGCTATCTCATTGAAAAACTCGCTAAAGAGGGGATGGGAATCTTGGTAGTTACCCACGATATTGCCTTTGGGGAGAAGTATGGAACACGTATTGTCTCTTCGACTCAGTTTAAATAA
- a CDS encoding 3-oxoacyl-ACP reductase → MGNLVAIVTGASRGLGHEIAHVLLENGYCVVADYYQTPSGAQTLVDEFGEDKVLAVQADVRDEEQMAALNKAAVAKFGQVDIIIHNALINFKFDPTAQLDLAHIGWKNYLSQFEGSVKGALNLLQTNLANLKASDNARFIAIGTNLFQSPVVPYHEYTTGKAALVGFMRNAAAELGKDGIACNVVSGGLLKTTDASAVTTPEVFDLIAQTTALKRVTTPRDLAELVCFLASPASKGISGQNIVVDSGQTFN, encoded by the coding sequence ATGGGAAATTTAGTTGCTATTGTAACTGGCGCAAGTAGAGGATTAGGACATGAAATCGCCCATGTTTTGCTAGAGAATGGCTATTGCGTGGTGGCCGATTACTATCAGACACCCTCTGGCGCTCAGACCTTAGTCGATGAATTTGGAGAAGATAAGGTTCTTGCCGTTCAAGCAGATGTTAGAGACGAAGAGCAAATGGCCGCACTGAATAAGGCTGCCGTTGCCAAATTTGGTCAAGTGGATATTATTATCCATAATGCACTGATTAACTTTAAATTTGATCCAACCGCCCAACTTGACCTCGCTCATATTGGTTGGAAAAATTATTTATCCCAATTTGAAGGTTCTGTTAAAGGGGCTCTTAACCTCTTACAAACTAACCTCGCTAATTTAAAAGCATCTGATAATGCACGATTTATTGCGATTGGGACTAACCTCTTCCAAAGTCCTGTCGTTCCTTATCATGAATATACCACAGGGAAAGCTGCTCTCGTGGGCTTTATGAGAAATGCTGCAGCCGAACTTGGCAAAGATGGGATCGCATGTAATGTCGTTTCTGGTGGATTGTTGAAGACAACGGATGCTTCAGCAGTAACCACCCCTGAAGTTTTTGATTTAATCGCTCAAACAACCGCTCTCAAGAGAGTCACCACCCCTAGAGACCTCGCTGAACTTGTTTGTTTCCTTGCTAGTCCAGCTTCTAAGGGCATCAGCGGTCAAAACATCGTGGTTGACTCTGGTCAAACTTTTAATTAA
- a CDS encoding aspartate carbamoyltransferase catalytic subunit, protein MEHLLTVETLTNEDVMALLNRAFELKKGVKVKQQDDIYAVNLFYENSTRTRTSFEKAEYALGYQVLPFEVATSSVQKGESLYDTVITMEAIGAKVAVIRHSENAYYQPLLAQLQEKGHSIRLVNGGDGSGQHPTQCLLDLMTIYEEFGHFEGLKVAIIGDIRNSRVARSNAHLLTQLGASVFFSGPDYWFDESLLIYGPYKPEEELLKDMDVVMLLRVQHERHIEGEDQALFTKEAYHEAYGINQKRYAEMKKTAIIMHPGPINRGVELASELVEAPKSRFYRQIQNGVYVRMAVLEAVCGGK, encoded by the coding sequence ATGGAACATTTACTAACGGTTGAAACTTTAACGAACGAGGACGTTATGGCCTTGTTAAACCGAGCGTTTGAATTGAAGAAAGGTGTGAAAGTTAAGCAGCAAGACGATATTTATGCGGTGAACTTGTTTTACGAAAATTCTACACGTACACGCACGAGCTTCGAAAAAGCGGAATATGCTTTAGGCTATCAAGTCTTACCATTTGAAGTGGCGACTTCTTCTGTGCAAAAGGGAGAAAGCCTCTATGATACCGTCATCACGATGGAGGCCATCGGAGCGAAAGTAGCTGTGATCAGACATTCAGAAAATGCTTACTATCAACCGCTCCTAGCCCAACTTCAGGAGAAGGGGCATTCCATTCGTTTGGTCAATGGAGGGGACGGTTCTGGTCAACATCCTACCCAATGCTTACTTGACTTGATGACTATCTATGAAGAATTTGGACATTTTGAAGGACTAAAAGTAGCGATCATCGGTGATATTCGAAATTCACGGGTTGCCCGCTCCAACGCCCATCTCCTTACCCAGCTAGGAGCAAGTGTCTTCTTCTCAGGGCCAGATTACTGGTTCGATGAGAGTCTCTTAATTTACGGTCCTTATAAACCTGAAGAAGAATTGTTGAAGGATATGGATGTTGTCATGTTACTGAGAGTACAGCATGAACGCCACATTGAAGGAGAAGATCAAGCTTTATTTACCAAGGAAGCTTATCATGAAGCCTACGGAATTAATCAAAAACGTTATGCAGAAATGAAGAAAACAGCGATTATTATGCATCCAGGTCCCATTAATCGCGGGGTGGAATTAGCCAGTGAATTAGTAGAAGCCCCTAAATCCCGCTTTTACCGTCAAATTCAAAACGGCGTATATGTCAGAATGGCTGTCTTAGAAGCGGTATGCGGAGGTAAATAG
- the mreD gene encoding rod shape-determining protein MreD: MGKYLKHSFALPCFLLLFFFLDGSVTNMILALVNTHHYKIVPAFLLITWILMPLYTEKRSVLYNMSFVIGFLYDSYYTGILGINLFLFPALVYVTYLAKRKLTLNFYTVWVWGVLAYFTYQHIICIVYRLLRFHHESYGTFFQSFLGPSLLFNSLIIFMMTLIIPAFCQWEAR; the protein is encoded by the coding sequence ATGGGTAAATATTTAAAACATTCTTTTGCCTTGCCGTGCTTTCTTTTGCTATTCTTTTTCCTAGATGGCTCGGTGACCAACATGATTTTGGCTTTAGTGAACACCCATCACTATAAGATTGTCCCCGCCTTTTTATTAATCACTTGGATTCTAATGCCATTGTATACAGAGAAACGGTCAGTTCTCTATAACATGTCTTTTGTCATTGGGTTTCTCTATGACAGTTACTATACCGGAATCTTAGGAATTAACTTGTTCCTGTTTCCAGCTTTGGTGTACGTGACTTATTTAGCCAAACGGAAGCTGACTCTTAATTTTTATACAGTGTGGGTGTGGGGAGTCCTGGCTTACTTTACTTATCAGCATATAATTTGTATCGTGTACCGTTTGTTACGCTTTCATCACGAAAGTTATGGAACTTTCTTTCAGAGCTTTTTAGGGCCGTCACTTTTATTTAATAGTTTGATCATTTTTATGATGACTCTTATTATTCCTGCTTTTTGTCAATGGGAAGCACGTTAA
- a CDS encoding lipoate--protein ligase, with product MILIEMKRNGEYVYRPGMDMALQEYVRQNIFLDDDIMMPYTSSPQVQMGRYQNAVKEVNLDAMKEKGVQLCRRDTGGGAIYLDRGNTSFCYLINDRSNNTDLNFQKLYEPVVEVLHDLGAKDVEFSGRNDLKIGNKKISGAAMSLDPTRFYAGYSLMLDVDFDTLTTVLTPNRKKIEAKGVDSVRQHVDSIRHHLAPEYQNLTPKEFHDLVACRLLKVDRLEDAKQYVLTDEDWAAIDKRCEEKWFNWNWVYGESPEYQYTRNARLEGIGTFELHLTVDKSRISEIKIYGDFFGSEPIQDVEKVLLGVPAEKEAIVNVLKDMDLKPYFNAQIHEELADIILS from the coding sequence ATGATTTTAATTGAAATGAAACGAAACGGTGAATATGTTTACCGCCCTGGAATGGATATGGCTTTACAAGAGTATGTGCGTCAAAATATCTTTCTTGATGATGATATTATGATGCCTTACACGAGTTCCCCTCAAGTTCAAATGGGTCGGTATCAAAATGCTGTGAAAGAAGTTAATTTGGATGCTATGAAGGAGAAAGGCGTGCAACTCTGTCGTCGTGATACTGGTGGTGGAGCGATTTACCTAGACCGTGGGAATACAAGTTTCTGTTACTTGATCAATGATCGTTCAAATAATACAGATTTGAATTTCCAAAAATTGTACGAACCCGTGGTTGAAGTTTTACATGATTTAGGGGCAAAAGATGTTGAGTTCTCCGGACGTAACGATTTGAAAATTGGCAACAAAAAAATCTCAGGAGCTGCCATGAGTTTAGATCCTACTCGTTTCTATGCAGGCTACTCATTAATGTTAGATGTTGATTTTGATACCTTAACGACTGTTTTAACCCCAAACCGTAAGAAAATTGAAGCTAAAGGTGTAGATTCTGTTCGTCAACACGTAGATAGCATTCGTCATCACTTAGCTCCAGAATATCAAAACCTTACACCTAAGGAATTCCATGACCTTGTTGCTTGTCGTCTATTGAAAGTAGACCGGTTAGAAGATGCTAAACAATATGTTTTAACAGACGAAGACTGGGCAGCTATTGATAAACGTTGTGAAGAAAAATGGTTTAATTGGAACTGGGTTTATGGAGAATCTCCGGAATATCAATATACTCGGAATGCACGTTTAGAAGGTATTGGGACCTTTGAATTACACTTGACAGTAGATAAAAGTCGAATTTCAGAAATTAAGATTTATGGAGATTTCTTTGGATCAGAACCTATTCAAGATGTTGAAAAAGTCTTGTTAGGTGTTCCTGCTGAAAAAGAAGCCATTGTCAACGTTTTGAAAGATATGGATCTCAAACCTTACTTCAATGCTCAAATTCATGAAGAATTAGCAGACATTATATTAAGCTAA
- the mreC gene encoding rod shape-determining protein MreC, translating to MRQFFENKKLVVILLSVITSLSLIAFSTFGGGLPQPVTWVNDVAAMIARMVSAPSNIVMRFGDAVSGLQNTYEENQKLKKQIATLQSLEAQNTILKEENKQMANMLKLEPTLVGKKVIASTVISRSPENWLDKLTIDVGENNGIKVDMSVMTDQGIIGRVSEVGPTSSKVSLVTSNQEDSVKLYAGIQSKDSIYYGVIDDYDGTNNELIVNQVPKSAKIEKDDTVTTSGLGGISPEGLVIGKVTRVEDDEFNLSKRVFVSPAANFNDIRHVFVIMSDKESGKEKKATPKDIKASDSSQSQSSSSSQTAASSQPPAQSQRPSRPAVTGQVPARNPLHRPQRGGRRHG from the coding sequence GTGCGCCAATTTTTTGAAAATAAAAAATTAGTGGTCATCTTGTTAAGTGTGATTACTTCACTGAGTTTGATTGCTTTTTCAACTTTTGGAGGAGGTTTGCCTCAACCAGTAACTTGGGTAAATGATGTGGCTGCGATGATAGCCCGAATGGTATCTGCACCAAGTAATATCGTTATGCGATTTGGAGATGCAGTGAGTGGCCTACAAAATACCTATGAAGAGAATCAAAAGTTAAAGAAACAAATAGCCACCTTACAAAGCTTGGAAGCTCAAAATACGATCTTAAAAGAAGAAAATAAGCAGATGGCCAATATGCTGAAGTTAGAACCAACCCTTGTTGGAAAAAAGGTGATCGCCTCCACGGTTATTTCACGTTCACCAGAAAATTGGTTGGATAAATTAACTATTGATGTGGGTGAAAATAACGGTATTAAAGTAGACATGTCTGTGATGACGGATCAAGGAATTATTGGGCGGGTTTCTGAAGTAGGTCCTACTTCTTCGAAAGTGAGTTTAGTAACTTCTAATCAAGAAGACTCTGTGAAACTGTATGCCGGGATTCAATCCAAAGATAGTATTTACTACGGCGTGATTGATGATTATGATGGAACCAATAATGAACTGATTGTCAACCAAGTGCCTAAGTCCGCCAAAATTGAAAAAGACGATACCGTGACAACCAGTGGTCTAGGAGGAATCTCTCCAGAAGGTCTAGTCATTGGTAAAGTTACTAGAGTAGAAGATGATGAGTTCAATCTTTCCAAGCGGGTCTTCGTTTCCCCAGCTGCCAACTTTAACGACATTCGGCACGTCTTTGTGATTATGTCTGATAAGGAATCTGGCAAAGAGAAGAAGGCAACGCCTAAGGATATTAAAGCTTCTGATTCGTCTCAAAGTCAAAGTTCTTCAAGCAGCCAAACCGCTGCTTCTAGTCAGCCTCCTGCACAATCTCAGCGTCCAAGTCGACCAGCAGTTACTGGCCAAGTTCCTGCAAGAAATCCATTGCACCGTCCTCAAAGAGGAGGAAGACGACATGGGTAA